CCCGGCCGATCTTGCCGACCCGGTCCATGTGGTGGGCCAGCGTCGTGTGCACGCCGAGCATCGGCACCAACGCCAACACCGAGGACACCAACGGCTCCAACCCGGCGACGAGTCCGGCCAACGGTCCGCCCAGCGACGTCCCGGCAATGGTCACCTCGGCCGGATCCTGCGCGCCGATCCAAGACACCAGCGCCCGGATCTCGGCGACCGCCCGAATCGTCACCGCGATGTTCTCCAACGGGTCGAAACCCGGGAAGGCGACGTTGGGGTGCCGCCGTGCGCCGTGCGCCGGCAGCACCGGCAGCACCACGTTGTATCCCAGCTTCTCGTGCAGGTGGGCGGCCCGGAACGAGAACATGTCGTCGGGACGGCCCTGCCCGGCACCGTGCACCCAGATGATCCAGCGCCGGCCCGGCTCCTCGTGGGCCAGCACCCGCGCCGACGACACTCCGTCGAGGTAGGGCGCATAGGCGGCCATCGGCTCGGGCAGGTCGACGTCCAGCTTGAAGTCGACGTGGTCGTAGACCGTCGTGGTGAAGCGCTTGCGGCTGCGCCGCAAGATCGTCGGCACCGGCTGGGGGCGGTTGACCCCGGTGACCCCGAGCTCGGTGAGCACCGGCGCGGCCGCGTCGCAACGCTGCACCGCGGCGGCGAGGTCGTCGATCTCCGACACGTCGCGCAGCACCGAGTTGAGGGCGACGAACAGCTCGTCGACGGCCGACTCGCCCACCGTGCGCGCGCCGACCTTCGACGGCGGAATGCCCAGGCGCTCATCGCCGTTCTTCGCCGCGCGCGCACTGGCGACGGCCCGCGGCACGACGTTGGCGAACAGACCCACGCGGGCCACAGTCGTATCCCAGATGGTCAGACCCACGATGGCTACTCGACTCTCTTGGGCGGCTTCGCCGCGGGATTGGTGGGCGGCTTGGCCGCTGATTGGTCGGCGTCCTGCGCCGCCAACATCCCCCGCTCGACCAACGCCGTGCGCACTTCGTGCAGCGACTCGCGCACGCGGTCGAGGA
The DNA window shown above is from Gordonia crocea and carries:
- a CDS encoding alpha/beta fold hydrolase; the protein is MTIWDTTVARVGLFANVVPRAVASARAAKNGDERLGIPPSKVGARTVGESAVDELFVALNSVLRDVSEIDDLAAAVQRCDAAAPVLTELGVTGVNRPQPVPTILRRSRKRFTTTVYDHVDFKLDVDLPEPMAAYAPYLDGVSSARVLAHEEPGRRWIIWVHGAGQGRPDDMFSFRAAHLHEKLGYNVVLPVLPAHGARRHPNVAFPGFDPLENIAVTIRAVAEIRALVSWIGAQDPAEVTIAGTSLGGPLAGLVAGLEPLVSSVLALVPMLGVHTTLAHHMDRVGKIGREAAALLRSDSVRAVSSVVDPLAVTPYAEPDRRLVIAALNDRVTWVTAAQKLHHHWGGRIEWYAGGHVGHVFSGRVRELTDEFLAEAAAATP